TGTCCCCTAGATCAACAGCACTCTCCAACGAACAGATTAAcgataatgaaataaaacaatGTCTCACATTACCTCAATCTAACGTAACAATTTTTCTACATCCATGTAGAGTTCAAATTTACAATTTCAAACCATTCGCCTTGGTAGCATCCCATGAAAGAACTCAAAAATCAATAGATGAATTTGGTCAGAATAAATTCATGGTAAGTTCAACATCCTTCTCACACCCAATCAAAGGATTAATGAATGAGGAAGAAACTATAAATATAACTGCTTCGTTACAAAGGAAATCTATAGTCTATGTGATTACTGAAAAGAACTACattctaatttatcaaatcttgaaaaattcatctAATGTAACCATCTTCCAAGACTATGGTATTCTTGATTTAGGTTCCAGTTTTTCTAAGGAACCATTGAGCAACGAATTTGCTATCAGCCAAGATagtaatgatgatggtaatgatgataCAGATGATGATACGTTGACCGTTTATGATAAAAACAACACTTCAAAGATTATCCAAAATGGGTATATTGTATCTAAGGCTAAGggatttttgaattttcttaCCAATACTCAAGACGATTTAGCTGAATTACCAGTGAAAAGATTGGAACTTCGTTTGAAAGTGGTATTGAAGTTTGATTATGAAATTTTAGATGTGGTTGGCTTCAAGAGATTTGCCAAAATCGGAGATGggaaatttgaagaaaatttactTATATTGTTCCCTCATGGATTGCAAATCCTTAATCTAATagatttcaaattaaataaGAGTCACcttataaatattaaagaCTCTAAAAGGATTTgtattttacaaaatcaaTTGTTTGTAATTGCTGAAGacaaagagaaaaataaaattaccatacatgaaattgatgcagaaaatcaaaaaacaGAAGAAATAACCATCGATGGTACTTCAAAACCATTTAAGTCATGCTTTACATTTAATAAGAGAATTGTTTTCATACACGAGAATATTGTCAGATTTTATGATCCtatcaagaagaaactcTCTCATTCATGGAATACCTCAAcgaagaataatatttgtaaacctttgaatgatgatgtACTCTTGGTAATTTcagaagaaaacaatttcTACGTATTTACAAAGTTTGGTAACCAATTAGTTTCATATGAGAAAACCCATGAATCAGATAAACAACCTGCACTTAATTATTcagatttttcattttgcAATAAAACATTAATAACCACATCAAAGAATGGAGATTATAAAATATGGCCATATTGGGAAGAATCCAAACAGCCATTTTCTGATTTCCGTACCACAAAACCATACATTTtgcataataataaaaatgaaatattattatattccCCAACAAATGAATCTACatcaaataaagatattttccaatctaTACGGTTACCgacaaaaacaataaataacTACTACCCTCTAGTTAGACTTAATTCCACATCAAAACTTTTGTCCACATTTATTGCGAATAAGAATTTATtgttaatatataataccGACACCAATAATTGGTATAATTTCCCACATGTTACGATCCTAGATATGCAATGGTTGGGCCATACATATTTAGTTTGCTATGCACAGAAAGAAGATGGATCGAGATCAATTCAATGTTTAAATTTTCCCTTACAAAACTTAGGAAACCGTGAATTTTCTGATTTAATTATTTGGGAATATGATTTAACTGAAGACATGAACGTTATTAGTATCCATGTGAACAGTTTGTTTAAATATAAgctattgaaattgaagaataaagatgaaaaaaacTCTACTACACCAAATGAAGTTTTTTTCAAGACTGCTGAAATTATACTGATTACTAATCACGAACTTATTGTACTTGATGTTATATCTACAATCCATTTATCTGgaatcaatatcattaagaAATTGCATCAATTTGCTAGAGTGACTCTTCCTGAAGATATCGATGGAAGAGATATCAAATGGGTCACGAATTATAGAGatggattattatttttgtcAGATGATAAGATATTTAAGATTGAGAAAATAGCTAGTGAGGAATGGCTATCTGTAATGTTACTGGAGAAGGTGGAAAGAATAATCGATGTTCTTCGAGAAGAGATTTATCTAATCCATGAgaataaatatactatCTATAGATTAGATGATTTATGGGATGATAAAGAACCAATATTGACAATTCCAGTGGAAGAAAATTCATATATTATATCTGCCTCCCCAGGAACAGCAACAGCTTATACATTGGAATGTGTCTTCACAGAGGGTTCATCTAGATTAGTAGTGAAACATGACATTTATTTGGATAAAGTTATATGTGCAAAGATAGAGCAAGAGGTAGATCCGGAGGAAATTACAATTGAGTTCCGTCAATTGAAACATTACAATTTTGCCCTAGAGAAAATCCTATCCTCTAAAATGCTATCGGATGATCCGTTGGATAAGATAATAGCGCTGATAAAATACAGTGATGAATTCGGTGATCCTACCAAACATACCAACTTGCTTGAGATTGTAAGCAACTGTTTAAGGAAGATTGAGACAAAGTACTGGAATAAACTATTTACCAGCTTGCAAATGACCCCTAGGGACCTATTAGGATATTGCATTGATGGTAATGAATCCAGGATATTGgggatattatttttggtGTTTCTAAATTATGATGAAACGGATCTTGTAcaagatttgaagaaaaatgctTCTACTTCAGGAACCGAAACAATTCCTGAAGATGAAACCGTTACACAGTACAAAACAGATAATTCTGTAGTTAGTCTAGTGAAAGATGAAGAACTAATGTTACAAATACTTCGTGTATTAGTTACTAGTGCCGCAACAGCAACGGATGCAACAAAGGCTGTCGACGCGTGGGATATGTGTTTCCAGTTAGCCAGACTAATGAAAGAACTAGATAAAGAGAATAATACTCAATTAGTTCAAGACGCTATGAAAATGTTCCAGTGAGACATCGATGACACATGAAACATTTTTTCTATACATAATGAATATTAAATGTATAACTTCTACGATCAAACcttaataattaattacCTGTTTGCGCACagtatataaaataaatgaaaataagCTTACTATGAAGTAGGATATGTAGATTCCGTGATACTTATTGCTACAATCGACTGTAATCCATACCGTTTGCTGACGCATTTCGAATGAACCAATAACATTCAGGAAATTATAGCTGGGCGGCTTTCTCGGAGCTTCTGCCCGATAACTCACCCGCACACCAGAATTACTTTAACAAGTAGCTCTTTAGCATATAGACAATATTGCAAGACCCCTTATAAGAGAGGAACAACTAATTGTcacaatatatattatttcctCTCATAACCCTTTGTCATTAGTTGCCAACCATTCCTAGTAAGAGGATAACACTTAAAACACATTTTTTAACAAAACAATAATCACTATAATGTCCGAAGTGGAAGACATACAAGAATTCAATAAGGAAGACGAATCTCCGTTACATACAGTTGGTTTTGATCCAAGATTTCCTCAACAGAATCAAACTAGACATTGCTGGCAAGCGTACGTGGATTATCACAAATGTATCAATATAAAAGGTGAAGAATTTGCTCCATGTAAAGTGTTCTGGAAAACTTATCAATCTTTATGCCCAGTGGattggattgaaaaatgggATGAACAAAGGGAAAAAGGTATCTTTGCCGGTGATATTAACCCATGATTGATTACCGGAACGGttgaataaattcaatatattcttagGGTTATAACctcttgtttttttgttagaGTTTGAGgggaaaaataaaacgTTTTTCTAtctatttattaatttatttatttagaTTACTCTTTATGAAGGGTGCACgattactactactactattattattatatattaggATAACTTTACCATCaagatttaaaaatattacttACTAAACAACTTAAGTGAACTTTTTATAGCTAAATACAACTAAATCGTGATCTTAATGCGGTGATGGTTTGATGTTTTCCCTAGAATAGTTacttattatatattctacCAACATCTGTACAAGCTTataatcaaatttattcGACGAAGCATTATTTCCCTTCGTGGTCTTTTTAGTAATGAAACTGTTTATGATATTATTCGTACTCAATCGATCAAGTTCTGTGTTTACTACAATATCTATGAGTTATAGCAGGGGTTTCTCGAACTAAATATTATATGGAGGCGAAAACCGAAACTAGTAAAAAGAGCCTGGACAGAAGAAGGTCTACAAAAAACAACAGAATGGAAACAAGGGAAAAGAAACCACTTTCCTCCTTTCTTTCAATGGTACGAAGGAGAGATGgcaattaaagaaatatcaacaaattcaaaatggaaaattgTTTCAAGTTCCTTTATATTAGGCCCAACTTCTGTTGTTCATGAATTACTAGATAATAGTGTAGATTCCGGTGCTACAACCATATACATAGATGTAGATTCAAAAACTGGAGGTTGTGAATATATTTCAGTGAAAGATAACGGTTCTGGTGTAGAGAAAGATGATAGATCTGTAATGTGTCTAAATCATACTACttccaaaattgaaaattttgaggatctttcaaatttatctAGTTTGGGATTCAGAGGGGAAGCATTGTTTATGATTGCTAATTTATGTACAGATAAAGGTTCTATGGAAATTGCAACAAGAACTGAAAATGAGCCTATAGGAGAGAAATGGTTTgttcaaaaaaatggatCTATTCTTAATGATAAAAGGTATAAGACATCCTATGGTACTGGTACTACAATTACGGTAAGGAAGCTTCTAGGTGGATTGAGAGCAAGATACATTGATATGTCAGAAAAATCAAGGAAAAGTAtagatgaaattaaacaaatgataaatcattattctttaaattatAGGTCAATCAGATTTTGCTTTTCATTAGTATCATTAGACAAGAATGGTAAAATAACCCAGAAACAGTTACAACAATCAATGGATATAAAACTTTCCAAAGTAAGAGCATTATCTTTCTTATTGAAACTGCGGAAACCAATAGCAACTAATTTCATAGGCTTTGACAAACTTGAAGTAAATGACAAGGTTAGTCTCGAGGTAATACTCCCGACGATGAGACCAGAATCTGATATTATAAATGTGAAAAAGCCGTTAAGGTTCCTTTCGTTAAATAATAGAGCAATGTCTCTTCAATTAGAAATTGGTCATTCCATCAATAAATTGCTTAATTCATTATAcaaaagttttcaaatgttAAATCCCATAGTTTGGTATATCAATCTAAATTGTGACCCCAAGTTAATTGACTTCAATATTGAGCCTGAAAAGAATGATGCtttattcaaagattttgattttataTTAGAACAAATAAAGGCATGTCTAAAGGAATTTATCATGGATAAATTAGATATTGGGGAAGAGGAGGATAGATCACTAGAATTCAGAAATACAAAACCATTACCAGAAACAGAAACTGGTTCGCAAGCCATACCAATTGATATATCAGAACCGGAAAAAACCACaaatagaaatatatcTCGACATTCTCCAGTTTTTAATGAACAAAGTATAACAATGGTAGACCATATAATAGATAATGAAGCCGAACCTCATGCCTTTGGAAAACAAATTGAAAGCAGATCCGGTTCGGGTGGAAGTTTATCTGAAATAACTGTCATTGATGCAATTGAGACCGGAGTGCCGAATGCAAGAATAAATGGAAGATCTATTACAAATGGGTCCATGATTTCAGAAGAAGGTAACTGGTCACATAATCTACATGATGAACCACTTTCAGAAGACCAAGATCCTAGATTAGATGCCCAGAATAAAGGGTCTTCTTCGTCGTTAACGTATAATTATCAAGAGACCGAATTGACCAATGAGGATTTAGAGTTATCTAAGGACGCATCTCTGTCGAATCCATTTATTATAGcgaagatgaaaaatattggtAAAAAACAGAATCCTAAAAACAAATTGAATTCCATTTCCAGTTTCAATGTCAATTCGTTACCAGAGAAGCCAACAACAATGATCAATAAAGATGTACAActtaaaaaattaagagaAGTCAATGGGAATGGACCAAATCCATCACAAAAGTCTCTCTCTCAAAGTGTTTTTAATTTAGATGATACAAGAATCTTTAAGAGACAAGCAGATGGAATAGAAGAGCATacagaacaagaaaatagTATAACGAAACGCTATCGCTTAGCGGATAAATTGGATACTAATGTAACGGGAAAACGTATAGGGAAAACTGAAACTCAAAAGGTGAAAGTGGTGGCCACTAAAAAAAAGCATCGGAATAAAAAACTGTCTATGTTTTCAGAATTTACAAATAGTTATTCTATCCGTATTCTTTATAAAAGCTTGAATATGATGGAATTATCGAAAGTATCCAAGGAGGCAGAAAGAATATTGACGGCACATGAAGATGAGAGGCCGTCTAAGATGTTGCTAGCTCAACTTCGAGATACTAATAAAACCATAGGAAAAAAGTATAATTTGAAGAGATCTAACCGAGGCTGGTACATTTATGGCACGGGGCCCCCATGAGAGAAAAGGGGCACCTTTAATAATGAGAATAGATACGTCCGTCGCTAACAACATATAACTGTATATGATATAACATACATGCATAAATATTGTTTACTTTCCGTAAAAGGTAAAGGCAAATGACAGCCAATTATCGAAATATGTAAACAAGGAATAGGTAGGAATGAATTGATGCTGCCGGTCAAGTTGGTGGTGATGgttgttatcattattgttgGCCCAACAACTACGTATATCACCATGGAAACCACTGGCTGTCTGAAAAGAGGGAGAAAAATTCCGAAATGACAATGGATGGCGATGAGAAAGAGCCAGCCGGCGAAGGCAAAAAATTTGGGTGCAATCTGTTGCGGTGCACGGAGGTAGGCTTTTAGGGTAAAGGAACGAGGGCCGtaatattcaataactTCGCATCATAGTTATTTAACCCTTAACCAGAATAGTCACGCTCAAAGTCTCTAGGGCAGAATAGCTTtaacaaaataatacccCTTTTACCGGGTAAAACATTAAAAAGATTTGATTACAATCGATTAATAAAAACCCTtatgtttttctttaaaaacCCGTCAGAAATCGGGTGCGACAAAAGCAAATGCTTCCGGAGacccatttttttcttccttcttaACGATTAGCGAACCCTTTTTGtagcaataataattaacGAACgaattctttttttttttttttttttttcaatacaAAAGGGAAGTCATCTCAAATTTGTAGCTTTCATATTAATCTATAAAAAGGTTTTTCATTCTTAAGTAGGACAAGTCAGTTAACATTCTGAAAGTTTCCGACTACTTCCCAAAAATATCCAGAGGAACGTTAACGTTTACTTTACGTAATCATCGGAtctaataaaattataacCTTCATAATATACAAATACAACTAAACAATGTCATCCTCAATGGACGTGCTGCGAAAATTTGCTAAATTCGTTGGCCCAGGGATTATGGTCTCAGTGGCATACATGGATCCAGGGAATTACTCAACAAGTGTTTCCGGTGGTGCtcaatataaatataaattacTATTTTCCATATTcatatcaaatttattcgCTATCGTTTTACAATGTCTATGTGTCAAATTAGGAACCGTAACAGGTTACGACTTGGCTGAAAACTGTCGTCGTAATTTaccaagaaaaattaatctcactttatatttctttgctGAATTGGCTATCATCGCTACAGATCTAGCAGAAGTAGTAGGAACTGCTATTGCTTTACAGATCTTATTCGGTATTCCCTTAACATGGGGTGTCATTCTAACTGTCCTAGATGTCCTCGTGATATTACTATTTTATAAACCAGAGGAACAATCTATGAAAAGAGTTAGACTATTTGAACTATTCGTTGGTACCCTTGTCATCGCTACATGCTTCTGCTTCTTACtagaattatttaaaatcaaCATTCCTCATAAGAAAACTTTATTCGAAGGATTTTTACCATCTAAGGTCATCTTTGAAGACAAACAAGCGTTATACATTTCATTAGGTATTCTAGGTGCTACAGTTATGCCACATTCACTTTATTTGGGTTCATCTTTAGTTAAACCAAGATTACAAGAACACgatatgaagaaatatgGTAAAGTTGAAGCTCGTCCAAGTTTGAGTGCTATCAAATACAGTTTAAATTATGCTTATGCTGAATTAATcatttctcttttcttaATCGCCACATTCGTTAATTCAGCAATTTTGATCGTAGCAGGTGCATCTTTATTTGGACAACCAGACGCCGCTGATGCTGATTTGTTATCAATTTACGAATTATTGGTACATTACATTTCACCTGCTGCAGGCTTAATCTTTGCATTAGCAATGTTATGTTCTGGCCAATCTGCCGGTATCATTTGTACAATGGCAGGTCAAATCGTTTCTGAAGGTTTCCTTGAATGGTCATTACCCCCATGGGCAACGAGATTATGTACAAGATTAATCGCCATTATCCCATGTTTGTTCGTCACACTAACTATGGGTGAACGTGGTATTTCTGATATCTTAAACCTTTCTCAAGTCGTATTGTCATTGATTTTACCAATCGTCTCTGCTCcattaatttatttcaCAGCTTGTAGAAAATTAATGACTGTGCCAGATGTTTATGgtgaaaataatggaacTTTAGAGAATAACGATGCAGTTATTGATGAACATACACCATTAACTTTGGAACGTAAGAAACTAGAAGCTGATTTCACAAATAGTCGCTGGCTAACGTGGTTAGCTGTTTTAATTTGGGCTACCATTGGTGGTTTGAATTGTTACTTGGTAGGATCTTTCCTAATGGGTGCCGACGTTCATTTctaattttccaaaataccTCCTCATGATATTTTAcagaaaaacaaacaaacatcaaatatattcatttgcCGAATATTATATAGACCGCATAGTATtacattttcatttcttattttttcttctttctttctttctataAAACTTTACATATCAAAAGAACATTCAAAAACAAGACATAATCATAGAATAAAAATGCATAACAAACTTTGAGCGTATTCTACTAAGAAATTTATATACTTATCGCTGAAAATTGAACTTAATAGTTGTTATCTGACTATAAAGTTATAAGACGGTCCACATTACAG
The Naumovozyma dairenensis CBS 421 chromosome 5, complete genome DNA segment above includes these coding regions:
- the RIC1 gene encoding Ric1p (similar to Saccharomyces cerevisiae RIC1 (YLR039C); ancestral locus Anc_2.402), translating into MHLWPFSPPQLLKVSPRSTALSNEQINDNEIKQCLTLPQSNVTIFLHPCRVQIYNFKPFALVASHERTQKSIDEFGQNKFMVSSTSFSHPIKGLMNEEETINITASLQRKSIVYVITEKNYILIYQILKNSSNVTIFQDYGILDLGSSFSKEPLSNEFAISQDSNDDGNDDTDDDTLTVYDKNNTSKIIQNGYIVSKAKGFLNFLTNTQDDLAELPVKRLELRLKVVLKFDYEILDVVGFKRFAKIGDGKFEENLLILFPHGLQILNLIDFKLNKSHLINIKDSKRICILQNQLFVIAEDKEKNKITIHEIDAENQKTEEITIDGTSKPFKSCFTFNKRIVFIHENIVRFYDPIKKKLSHSWNTSTKNNICKPLNDDVLLVISEENNFYVFTKFGNQLVSYEKTHESDKQPALNYSDFSFCNKTLITTSKNGDYKIWPYWEESKQPFSDFRTTKPYILHNNKNEILLYSPTNESTSNKDIFQSIRLPTKTINNYYPLVRLNSTSKLLSTFIANKNLLLIYNTDTNNWYNFPHVTILDMQWLGHTYLVCYAQKEDGSRSIQCLNFPLQNLGNREFSDLIIWEYDLTEDMNVISIHVNSLFKYKLLKLKNKDEKNSTTPNEVFFKTAEIILITNHELIVLDVISTIHLSGINIIKKLHQFARVTLPEDIDGRDIKWVTNYRDGLLFLSDDKIFKIEKIASEEWLSVMLLEKVERIIDVLREEIYLIHENKYTIYRLDDLWDDKEPILTIPVEENSYIISASPGTATAYTLECVFTEGSSRLVVKHDIYLDKVICAKIEQEVDPEEITIEFRQLKHYNFALEKILSSKMLSDDPLDKIIALIKYSDEFGDPTKHTNLLEIVSNCLRKIETKYWNKLFTSLQMTPRDLLGYCIDGNESRILGILFLVFLNYDETDLVQDLKKNASTSGTETIPEDETVTQYKTDNSVVSLVKDEELMLQILRVLVTSAATATDATKAVDAWDMCFQLARLMKELDKENNTQLVQDAMKMFQ
- the COX12 gene encoding cytochrome c oxidase subunit VIb (similar to Saccharomyces cerevisiae COX12 (YLR038C); ancestral locus Anc_2.403) is translated as MSEVEDIQEFNKEDESPLHTVGFDPRFPQQNQTRHCWQAYVDYHKCINIKGEEFAPCKVFWKTYQSLCPVDWIEKWDEQREKGIFAGDINP
- the MLH2 gene encoding mismatch repair protein MLH2 (similar to Saccharomyces cerevisiae MLH2 (YLR035C); ancestral locus Anc_2.405), with translation MAIKEISTNSKWKIVSSSFILGPTSVVHELLDNSVDSGATTIYIDVDSKTGGCEYISVKDNGSGVEKDDRSVMCLNHTTSKIENFEDLSNLSSLGFRGEALFMIANLCTDKGSMEIATRTENEPIGEKWFVQKNGSILNDKRYKTSYGTGTTITVRKLLGGLRARYIDMSEKSRKSIDEIKQMINHYSLNYRSIRFCFSLVSLDKNGKITQKQLQQSMDIKLSKVRALSFLLKLRKPIATNFIGFDKLEVNDKVSLEVILPTMRPESDIINVKKPLRFLSLNNRAMSLQLEIGHSINKLLNSLYKSFQMLNPIVWYINLNCDPKLIDFNIEPEKNDALFKDFDFILEQIKACLKEFIMDKLDIGEEEDRSLEFRNTKPLPETETGSQAIPIDISEPEKTTNRNISRHSPVFNEQSITMVDHIIDNEAEPHAFGKQIESRSGSGGSLSEITVIDAIETGVPNARINGRSITNGSMISEEGNWSHNLHDEPLSEDQDPRLDAQNKGSSSSLTYNYQETELTNEDLELSKDASLSNPFIIAKMKNIGKKQNPKNKLNSISSFNVNSLPEKPTTMINKDVQLKKLREVNGNGPNPSQKSLSQSVFNLDDTRIFKRQADGIEEHTEQENSITKRYRLADKLDTNVTGKRIGKTETQKVKVVATKKKHRNKKLSMFSEFTNSYSIRILYKSLNMMELSKVSKEAERILTAHEDERPSKMLLAQLRDTNKTIGKKYNLKRSNRGWYIYGTGPP
- the SMF3 gene encoding putative divalent metal ion transporter SMF3 (similar to Saccharomyces cerevisiae SMF3 (YLR034C); ancestral locus Anc_2.407), which encodes MSSSMDVLRKFAKFVGPGIMVSVAYMDPGNYSTSVSGGAQYKYKLLFSIFISNLFAIVLQCLCVKLGTVTGYDLAENCRRNLPRKINLTLYFFAELAIIATDLAEVVGTAIALQILFGIPLTWGVILTVLDVLVILLFYKPEEQSMKRVRLFELFVGTLVIATCFCFLLELFKINIPHKKTLFEGFLPSKVIFEDKQALYISLGILGATVMPHSLYLGSSLVKPRLQEHDMKKYGKVEARPSLSAIKYSLNYAYAELIISLFLIATFVNSAILIVAGASLFGQPDAADADLLSIYELLVHYISPAAGLIFALAMLCSGQSAGIICTMAGQIVSEGFLEWSLPPWATRLCTRLIAIIPCLFVTLTMGERGISDILNLSQVVLSLILPIVSAPLIYFTACRKLMTVPDVYGENNGTLENNDAVIDEHTPLTLERKKLEADFTNSRWLTWLAVLIWATIGGLNCYLVGSFLMGADVHF